The region AGGTCAGACCGTCGCTGTTGCTAAATTCAGGGCTGTAAATTTCCCCCAGGCGATCGGTGTCGTGCTGGTTGGCCACCGCATCAAATTGTTCGATCAAGGCGCGGACTTGGCGTTCTGTGACGGTGCCCTGGGCCATGGTGACCGCCGTTACCGGTATTGACCCCAACGCCATTAAACCTACGCCCCAACCCAACACCATTAACCAACGGGCTGGGAAAAAACGGAAAGAAGAACGGTTAAGGCGGGCAAATCCTTGGGGCTGGGAGATCATATTTGGTAAAGTTCTAGGGCGATGGAGGACGAAAACAGAGGCAGTGGAATAATTGTGCAGAGCTTGGATGACTTACCTCCTGTTTCCCAAGATATCTTAAGCTCAGTGGCCTTGGTCCGACAATGGTGATGAGGGCAGTTATAGGCCTGGGCCATGGAACGATGGCAACCCGGGGACAATTGCTTGATAGGATAGCGGTTAGCTCTTTTGGGCTGGCTTTGACAAACATTTAATTGATATATGGGCGTTACCTGGGAATTGGATTTTTATTCACGGCCGTTGTTGGACGATGAAGAAAAAAAGGTGTGGGAAGTACTAATTTGTGAATCTCCCCAGTCCGTGCAACAGTCGCCAGGGGATTTGTTCCGCTATAGCCAATATTGCCCCAGTTCCACCGTCAATTCCGTTTGGCTCCGGCAGGCCATCGAAGCGGCGATCTCCGAAGCGGGTCAGATGCCCCAAAAGATCCGTTTTTTCCGGCGGCAGATGAGTAACATGATCAGCAAAGCCTGTGAAGAAGCTGGCATTCCCCCGGCCCCCAGCCGTCGTACCTATGTGCTGGAGCAATGGTTGGGCGATCGCCTAGAAAATTTTTATCCCCAACAACCGGACTATGACCCCAAGTTGGCCTCCTCCACGTCGGTGCAGTATCCAGAACTCAATGCCATTGCCTTACCCGATGCAGTGCGGGGCGATCGGGGTGACCAGTGGGCCTTGGTCAGTTTAGCCGCCGCCGATTTCAATGATTTACCCGATTGGGAAATTAGCTTTGGGGAAAGTTTTCCTCTCTCTCCCTACAAGTTGCCCGCCGATTGTCGCATTCCCGGTCTGATCCTTTTTTCCCCCAGGGCCTTACCCTTTGCGGCTTGGTTATCAGGATTGGAATTGGGCTATTTGCAATACAACACCAACCCCCGACCCATTATGCGCCTAGAAACCGGAGCTAGCGATAGCTGGATTGTGGCCAATGTCACCGATAAAATCAGTGAACAGGAAGCCCAGGGATTTGAACAGGCGAAAAAATTAGCCCAGGGCATTCACTTTTTAGCCATTCAAGCCAGCCCGGACAGTGAAGCTTTTGCCGGCTTTTGGTTGTTGCAGGAAACAGGACAAATTTAGGGTCTTTCCCAAAAGCGTTCCTAATCTGCAAGTTTCGGTAAAAGTTCGTCATTATTGCTTGAGTGGGCTGATTCGAGCACGGAATCAACGGGGTCTTATACCAATTAGTTAAATTCCGGCGACGGCTCAAGATATATCCCCCCTAGCCCCCCTTCTTAAGGGGGGAAGCCGATAGGCGGGGGATTAGGAATCGTAATCTATCATTTTAAGATTTAGTATTAGGGGGTAAATTCAGCTAGTTTGCTCAATAAATGCTCAATTTCCTCTTCATTGGTGATGTAGTGGCAACAGGCCCGGATGCAGTCAGGGTCAGCAATGGTGCGGAGATAAATGCGTTGCTCCTCCAGTTTCTGGACGATCGCCCGGTGGCCTAGGGGAGAATCTACCGTGAAGGAGACCAAACCTGCTTGGGGAGCCGATGTGGCCAAACAACGAACGTGGGGTAACTGGTTTAAGCCCTGCCACAGTAGTTGACTGCGTTGACAGATTGCTTGGTAACGCTCCTGGGCGGTGCCTTGCCGTTGGTGTAACTGGAGAGCGGCTAATAGACCGGCATATTGGGGATAGGCGGAGGTGGCCACTTCAAACCGTTTGCCCCCTTCGGCCCAGCCAGTGGGTTCCCCTTTCGTACCATAAGTAATACTACGCCAGCCCACATAGGTCGGGTTAATTTCCCCCAAGCGTGCGGCGATCGCCGTGCCTTTGGCATCGCCATGGATATACAGCCCCCCCACTCCAGCGGGGCCGGCAAACCACTTATGGCCCGTAAAGGCGTAATAGTCCACCTCTAGCTGGGAAAAATCTAGGGGTAAGGAACCAGCTGATTGGGCTCCGTCCACTAAGACCCGCACTGGATAATCCCCTTGGTGGCGGCGGCAAACGGCCATGATTTCTGCCAGGGGCAACACCTGCCCCGTGTTCCAAAGTAAATGGCTGAGAATGACCAAGCGGGTTTTTGGCTCCAAATGATCAGCTAAAACTGCGGTTGCATCCCCCTGGTTTAAGGTCTCTGCCACCGGAAAAAAGCGGTATGTAATGCCAAACCGAGCGGCGATCGCCTGGACAATGGCAATGATGCCGGGATGTTCACAGTCGGTGAGCAAGATTTCATCGCCCTGGTGCCAGTCAATGCCCCAAAGCACAATGTCACAGCCAGTGGTGACGTTATCGGTGATGGTGATTGTGTTGGGATTAACGTTAAAAGTTTCCCCCAAAGCTTGGCGGAGTTCGGCAATTAACTGCTGAATGTACTGGTTAGCCGCAATGGAAAAGGGGCCATTTTCCTGGAGATAGCCATACATGGCCATAATTGCTTCTAAGGCTACGGTGGGTAAAATACCCTGGCCGCCAAAATTGAAATAGGTTTTATTTGTTAAGCCAGGGAATTGGTGGCGATCGGGCATCAGGTTCACAGGGTCAGCCATTGGTTGGGGGTAACATCAACAAAATACTTTAACAAAACCCTAAAGTTCCCCCAAGAACATGGGAAAATGCCCCCCAAGTCCAATCGTTAATAATGCCCCCAAATTCCGCCCTTGAACTTTCCTGCTCTTAATAATGATCGCAAATATTTACTGCTACTCACGGGAGCGGCCCTGATTCTGGCGATCGCCGGCTTGGGTAATGTGCCCCTGCGGGATTTTGACGAAGGTTATTACGCTACTACAGCCCAAGATACTTACCTCAGGGGAGATTGGCGTTTTCCCACCTATCTAGGACAACCCTTTTTATCCAAACCACCTCTGATTACTTGGTTAGTGATGGGCAGTTACCATCTGCTGGGCATCAGTGAATTTACCTCCCGTTTACCATTGGCTCTGGGGGCGGCCCTGGCAGTGCCTTTGTTATATCTAGTGGGTAAGGAAATTTTTTCTGCCCCTAAAGCGGCCTTGTGGAGCAGTTCGATCTTGTTAACCCTGCTTCCCACTGCTCGTTTAGGTCGTTTAACCATGTTGGATGGGGTGATTAATACCTGTTTGCTCTGGTCCTTACTTTGTTTGCTGCGGGGACGGAAACAGCCCCATTGGTTAGCGGGCATCGGCATTGGTTTAGCATTAATTGCCTTAGCGAAAGGATTGTTGGTGCTGGCCTTGGCCATGTTGTTGGGAATTTTAATTCTCTGGTTGGGGGCCGGTCAGATTTTTCAACGCTGGCAATTGTGGTTAGGGCTGGCGATCAGTTTTGCCCCCGTGTTGTGGTGGTACCAACTGCAATTTGCTCAGTATGGGGAAACCTTCTGGCAAATTCATTTTGAGTTCCATAGTTTTAACCGAGTTACCCAGGAATTAGAGGGCAATACGGGGCCCCCTTGGTATTACCTGTTGGAAATTGCGAAATACACCGCTCCCTGGTTATTTTTCCTAGTTCCCGCCATAGTAATGACCATCAAACAATGGCGAGAGGACTGGGCTAAGGTAGCCATCATTTTTGGCTTGGGCTTTTTGGCAATTATTTCCGCTATGGGTACTAAATTGCCTTGGTACGTCCTTCCCTGCTATCCCTTTTTTGCTCTCATGGGGGGGCACTATCTGGCGGATTTACAAAATCGTCAGCGTTACCCTCTGCTAATTGGTTATCTACTGGCTTTCACCGCCGGGGTCGGCTTGGTGGGGGGGCTATACGCTGGCCTCACTGAGCGAAGACCAGTGATCATCATCATGGGACTAGCGTTATTTATCGGCGTGGGATGGAGTGCCAGGCAATATCTGAACCATTCTGCCAAATTTGTTAAAACCTTGGTGGTGAGTTTATATGTAACTCTCCTATTTCTTTTTTCCAGCCCCCTCTGGAATTGGGAAGTGAACGAGGCTTTTGCTGTTAAACCGGTGGGGGAATTAATTAAACAGGCCACTTCCGTGAATACTCCCGTTTATACTTCCTTTGCCTATAGCCGCCCCAGTTTAGATTTCTACGGCGATCGCCAGGTGATTGCGATGAATGATGACCAGTTACGCACCAAGGCGGAGGAAGGAAATTATTTATTGCTCGACCAAGATGCCCAGGGACGGTTGGCCCTGCCTGGTCTACAACCACGGGGGCAAGCGGGGGACTTTAGTTTATTTTTTAGTCCTGGGGAATAGTGGTCATTAAGGCGACGAACCTATCGCTAAAATCCCCCCCCTCCATTAAACGACCCTTGAAGTAAGGAATTACAAAGGGTAGACCATAAATTATTGATGATGTTATTTATGTAGTGAAAAATTAACGATAAATTAAGTATTTTATGCCCCTGTTTTCATTGCTTGTATAACACTACCGACAAGTATGACTTATCAAATTGTCTAGTTTATCGACTAGGTGTTGATCATATGACATGTATATTTTTGTTAATAGTCCTCGATGACACAACAAGACATAGCGGAAGATGCCGCTCTTATCCGTCGCATTTATCTCGATCGGGATTTTCCCGCAGGAAATGTAGCGGTTGCCGAATTATACTTTCCTGATGGTAGATGTTTTGGGATGGGAGCCACATCAAGAGCGATGAGTCCAGCACCAAAGCCTATCCCACGCTCCCAAGGGGGAATTTTTGAACCCAGTATGGATTCCCACAGTGATCGCATAATGGATACTGATGCCGAGTATAAGGTTCTGTCGGCAATTGCTGATGTTTTGGAGACCCATTACAATCAAGATATTCAGGGTAAGCTTTATCTGTACACGGAGAGGCAATCCTGCGAAAGTTGTCAACAGGTGCTCCAGCAGTTCAATCAGAAATTTCCTAATATTGAGGTTGAAATTGAATGGAGCTATCCTTATCCTCCCTAAATTTCTATTTAAGCTACATTGATCTATCTACCAGTTAGTAAATAATGACGGCTATTTTAGTTCGTTCTCATCAATCAGAAGTAAAGTATTTCCAGCAAGTGCCTGATGGTTTGCAGGTCGCTATTCAGCAGGTCAGCGAATGGCGTTACCGAGAGTTGTATGAAGAGAATCCAACCCCAGGACTCAGTCTAAAGGAAGCTTTAAGAACTGTTTTAGAGAAATTAAATCAATTTAGTCAAAATTCCCGATTTAGTTATTTTTGTTTGGCGATGATTTTGGGATTAACAGTTCGACCTACCGTACGCTGTTATTTACCTAATGAAAGTTTTACACGACTTTTTTTTCAAGAATTATTTCACAGTTTTTTTGAACAAAAAAAAGTTGAGGATTTTAAGGGCTACTATGAACCTTTTTTGGGGAAATATCAAGCATTGGATGAAGCTATATTGGTATTGGAGAAAATGTTACAGGTCAGTGATCCGTTACAAGCCGGTAGCAAGTTACTCGATATATCAGAAATTTGTTTGGAAGGTTATGCTATTTTTCCTGGGTCAGCCGAGCGACGGAAGCTCTTTGATTGGTGGTTATTAGAGGCTATTCCTGCGGCTTGTTTACAAATTTTTCCAAGTCATATTTACACAATTAAGGGTTTGGGACAGAGGCAGGAGTCGCTAAAACGGTTACGGTCTTATTTCTGGGCTGTAGTTCGTCAGGAGCGAGAAAAAAAATTAAATGATAGTGGCTCTCTGGAAAATTTATTGGCCTTTATGGCTGGCTAGGATTTTTTTATTGTACTCCCAGACTGATTTGCCTAGCGAAGATGGAATTAGAATTGACTGAATTACCGAATCGCAAGGTTGATTTGGAAACGGCAGAGGATCTAAGTCCCCATTTTGCCAAGAAATTATAGCATCAGCAATGAGGCAATATGTTTGTCATTGATGACCGTACTTTTCTTCTGCTGTATTTAAAATATCGACATACAAATCCTGACTGACTCGAAAACCAGCTTCCATAATTAGTGCATCCATCACCGGACGAACCAATGGAATTAATCCTCGGTGTTTTGCAACTAATAAAATGCCTAACACTCCAGTAATTGCTAATCCCCGGCGGGTGGCTTCGCGCCGTCCTAAACGTTCATCAATCAACAATTCATTTGCGTTAATTTCCAATGCCAAAGCGATCGCCTCTGCCTCTCCCCGATCTAACAAATAATCATTTCGTAACTCGACAATAAGTTCTAGATTTGTAGACCGCTGAACTTTAATCCAATCTAAGGACAACACCGCAGTAATTCGCGAATCTTCACCTTCAGCTTTGGATAACTTATCTGCTACTGCCTGGGGAATCACAACAGTGTTGTAAATCTCCTTCAACAAAAATAAACAATCTACCAATGCCAAATTGCTCAGAGGAGAGGTGTCACTGATTATAATCATAACCAGCCTTTTTTCTGGAGATACTGTAAATTTTCCTGAAATTCAGCCACATCATAGTGGACACAGATACGGCGATCGCCAAGTAAGCGTTGCAACCGAATTTGGTTTATCCCTAATAGTTCGCTTGCTTTTCCGAGGCTGATTTTATCTTGCTGAAATAACAAAATCACAATTTCCAACAAAAGATCGAATTCAGTCAAGCCACTGGCCTTCAGAATTTCATCTGAAATTACTAAACTCATACTTGTTTTGCTTCCTTTGCTAAATAATAGGCTTTTGTCTCTACCATAGCCGAAAACCCGAGAATAACGATCCTAAGCATCGGCGATCGGCCTCCTCTTCACCAAACAATTGAAGCTGAGTACAAGGCGATCACCAGCATAATCCCTAGCCTTTTTATCCTTATGTTGGGGGCCATCAATCTGGAGAATGACACACTTACCCTGATGGAAGATCAAAAAGTCAACTTGCCATGGGGAAAAACTCCGCTTCCGCCAAGGGGACATACAAATCCGGGAATACGTCATCGAATGTCGCATTAACGCTGAAGATCCAAAACAAAACTTCCGGCCTCACCCAGGCAGAATCAGCGGGGCAACAAATAGATTTATTTCTTGGGCAGATCGCATAGGCTAGTAGTGTTCATCAACACTCAAAAAAAATGTTTTTTCTCGAAAATCTTGAAACTCATGAGTTTATCACTCTTAACAAGGTTAGAAATGATGATGGCTTTTTTAGTCTTGCCTTTCCCAATGGAGCCTTAGTTTACAGGTCTGAGTATAGCCCAGATAACCGCTTGGACTTCAATCAGGTTTTGGTTGCCCTGGGTGAAACTGCAAGGGAGCCGTGGCAAGATGATGAGGTCAGTTATGGTTTCCATTCCCAAGACCTGTTGTCATATTTCCTAGTCTAAACAATATGCAAGGACGGCTATAAATTATAGCCAGTTATGATCAAGTGCTTCATTTAAAGAGGTTTTTATTCGGTCATTTTTATTTTGCAAGCTTAAATACTGTCGTGCAATTAGGCTATCCAAAACTATAAATTCCACTGTTTGGCAATAGGGACATTTTCTTTGTAGATTCATTGTTTGTCCACACTGTAAACATAAAAATAAGCTTGATGATTCCGCTGAAGGAACATTTTTAAATTCAATACAAATAAGTCTCAAGACTTTAAT is a window of Synechocystis sp. PCC 7338 DNA encoding:
- a CDS encoding deaminase domain-containing protein; the encoded protein is MTQQDIAEDAALIRRIYLDRDFPAGNVAVAELYFPDGRCFGMGATSRAMSPAPKPIPRSQGGIFEPSMDSHSDRIMDTDAEYKVLSAIADVLETHYNQDIQGKLYLYTERQSCESCQQVLQQFNQKFPNIEVEIEWSYPYPP
- a CDS encoding Tab2/Atab2 family RNA-binding protein — encoded protein: MGVTWELDFYSRPLLDDEEKKVWEVLICESPQSVQQSPGDLFRYSQYCPSSTVNSVWLRQAIEAAISEAGQMPQKIRFFRRQMSNMISKACEEAGIPPAPSRRTYVLEQWLGDRLENFYPQQPDYDPKLASSTSVQYPELNAIALPDAVRGDRGDQWALVSLAAADFNDLPDWEISFGESFPLSPYKLPADCRIPGLILFSPRALPFAAWLSGLELGYLQYNTNPRPIMRLETGASDSWIVANVTDKISEQEAQGFEQAKKLAQGIHFLAIQASPDSEAFAGFWLLQETGQI
- a CDS encoding aminotransferase class V-fold PLP-dependent enzyme, which codes for MADPVNLMPDRHQFPGLTNKTYFNFGGQGILPTVALEAIMAMYGYLQENGPFSIAANQYIQQLIAELRQALGETFNVNPNTITITDNVTTGCDIVLWGIDWHQGDEILLTDCEHPGIIAIVQAIAARFGITYRFFPVAETLNQGDATAVLADHLEPKTRLVILSHLLWNTGQVLPLAEIMAVCRRHQGDYPVRVLVDGAQSAGSLPLDFSQLEVDYYAFTGHKWFAGPAGVGGLYIHGDAKGTAIAARLGEINPTYVGWRSITYGTKGEPTGWAEGGKRFEVATSAYPQYAGLLAALQLHQRQGTAQERYQAICQRSQLLWQGLNQLPHVRCLATSAPQAGLVSFTVDSPLGHRAIVQKLEEQRIYLRTIADPDCIRACCHYITNEEEIEHLLSKLAEFTP
- a CDS encoding glycosyltransferase family 39 protein — encoded protein: MNFPALNNDRKYLLLLTGAALILAIAGLGNVPLRDFDEGYYATTAQDTYLRGDWRFPTYLGQPFLSKPPLITWLVMGSYHLLGISEFTSRLPLALGAALAVPLLYLVGKEIFSAPKAALWSSSILLTLLPTARLGRLTMLDGVINTCLLWSLLCLLRGRKQPHWLAGIGIGLALIALAKGLLVLALAMLLGILILWLGAGQIFQRWQLWLGLAISFAPVLWWYQLQFAQYGETFWQIHFEFHSFNRVTQELEGNTGPPWYYLLEIAKYTAPWLFFLVPAIVMTIKQWREDWAKVAIIFGLGFLAIISAMGTKLPWYVLPCYPFFALMGGHYLADLQNRQRYPLLIGYLLAFTAGVGLVGGLYAGLTERRPVIIIMGLALFIGVGWSARQYLNHSAKFVKTLVVSLYVTLLFLFSSPLWNWEVNEAFAVKPVGELIKQATSVNTPVYTSFAYSRPSLDFYGDRQVIAMNDDQLRTKAEEGNYLLLDQDAQGRLALPGLQPRGQAGDFSLFFSPGE
- a CDS encoding DUF3368 domain-containing protein; translation: MIIISDTSPLSNLALVDCLFLLKEIYNTVVIPQAVADKLSKAEGEDSRITAVLSLDWIKVQRSTNLELIVELRNDYLLDRGEAEAIALALEINANELLIDERLGRREATRRGLAITGVLGILLVAKHRGLIPLVRPVMDALIMEAGFRVSQDLYVDILNTAEEKYGHQ
- a CDS encoding UPF0175 family protein, translated to MSLVISDEILKASGLTEFDLLLEIVILLFQQDKISLGKASELLGINQIRLQRLLGDRRICVHYDVAEFQENLQYLQKKGWL